From a single Rubrobacter calidifluminis genomic region:
- a CDS encoding type 4a pilus biogenesis protein PilO, producing MNPRDRNILIGAIVAVVLVVVAYYVFLLGPARSRYARLQRQHSSKQAELARLESSVAHLNRVKQQSPRIQRQLLQLDKRLPNSPQIPTLLVQLQEISRASGVTQLSIKPGSPEPPVGGGDFSRIPITMSFEGSYDQMQDFYTRLLNLARLVSVTQVTYQPAGGTTGAGSGGGMLQVQIEAEVYVQPPIGQTGGGSAPPAPVTSGGAATGGG from the coding sequence GTGAACCCCCGCGACCGCAACATACTGATCGGCGCCATCGTGGCCGTCGTGCTCGTGGTCGTCGCCTACTACGTGTTCCTGCTGGGGCCGGCACGCAGCCGCTACGCCCGACTGCAGCGCCAGCACAGCAGCAAGCAGGCCGAACTCGCCCGGCTCGAGAGCAGCGTGGCGCACCTGAACCGGGTCAAGCAGCAGTCTCCGAGGATACAGCGCCAGCTTCTGCAGCTCGACAAGCGCCTGCCGAACAGCCCCCAGATCCCGACCCTGCTCGTACAGCTGCAGGAGATCTCCCGGGCCTCCGGCGTCACCCAGCTTTCGATCAAACCCGGCTCCCCGGAGCCGCCGGTTGGGGGTGGAGACTTCTCCCGCATACCGATTACAATGTCCTTCGAAGGTTCATACGATCAGATGCAGGACTTCTACACCCGCCTGTTGAACCTGGCGCGCCTGGTTTCGGTCACGCAGGTGACCTACCAGCCGGCCGGGGGGACCACCGGGGCGGGATCGGGAGGAGGGATGCTGCAGGTCCAGATCGAGGCCGAGGTCTATGTACAGCCACCCATCGGGCAGACGGGAGGCGGCTCCGCGCCGCCTGCTCCGGTCACCTCCGGTGGGGCTGCTACTGGAGGTGGATAG
- a CDS encoding PilN domain-containing protein yields MRRVNLLPEEERGRAGPSLREGNTVQLLLILGAALLVLMVGVYVLFLVRINSEEDQIAGLDRQLATQRARLAALAPYQGLETRLHQKEEVADGIYRSRFAWDAFFRALSYVIPDSTALRSLSAKAPPVNVNASPGHELTPPGEVSFTGVALGGYEDVAAFLVQMDSLPYLSDTRLNSATLDRKTYVRPVIDFDATSRLVVRVGQEGERLPLEGSSGSRRPRAQGGGP; encoded by the coding sequence ATGCGGCGTGTCAACCTCCTCCCCGAGGAGGAGCGCGGCCGGGCGGGTCCATCGCTCAGGGAGGGGAACACGGTGCAGCTGTTGCTCATCCTTGGGGCCGCCCTGCTCGTGTTGATGGTCGGGGTGTACGTGCTCTTCCTGGTCAGGATAAACTCGGAGGAGGACCAGATAGCCGGTCTCGACCGTCAGCTGGCAACCCAGCGCGCGCGCCTGGCGGCCCTGGCTCCCTACCAGGGGCTCGAGACGAGGCTGCACCAGAAGGAGGAGGTCGCCGACGGGATATACCGCTCGCGCTTTGCGTGGGATGCCTTCTTCCGGGCGCTCTCCTATGTGATACCCGATTCCACCGCGCTCAGGAGCCTGAGCGCGAAGGCCCCGCCGGTGAACGTCAACGCCTCCCCGGGACATGAGCTCACCCCGCCCGGCGAGGTCTCCTTCACCGGGGTGGCGCTCGGCGGCTACGAGGACGTCGCGGCGTTCCTGGTGCAGATGGACAGCCTCCCTTACCTGAGTGATACTCGCCTCAACTCGGCGACGCTCGATCGCAAGACCTACGTGCGCCCGGTGATAGACTTCGACGCCACCTCCCGGCTGGTGGTGAGGGTGGGGCAGGAGGGGGAGCGGCTCCCTCTGGAGGGCTCCTCCGGCTCCCGGCGTCCCCGGGCGCAGGGGGGTGGGCCGTGA
- the pilM gene encoding type IV pilus assembly protein PilM produces the protein MGRLRLPGRAQAVGLEMDSGALKAVQISRTRAGLVLRHVGYHRLAPGAIEEGEVADHDLLAAEVKNFWGEHSFKGRDVYLGVANQEVIVRLLSLPRMQPSDLRSALSFEAAEHVPMPLEEAVIDHVVLGPDPADPDSDRVLLVAARREMVARYASAVRVAGLRPVGVDFKPLAISRTTLPRDIPLQESAALLVDIGTEMTCVAICEEDGPVLTSLVPLGAQDFVREISGVASIPEDEAEEQLMNPHIRLGFEPVEEPEETPDEAERALLYDIRRALEGVVGRLAGEVQRSIEYHYSYSGAREVSEMFVSGEGAVVPGIAEYMGDVLGIASRKGRPLRRFAANESNVSDEQLEVMEPVLAVAAGLALEE, from the coding sequence TTGGGGCGTCTCAGGTTGCCCGGGAGGGCGCAGGCGGTCGGGCTGGAGATGGACAGCGGGGCGCTGAAGGCGGTGCAGATCTCCCGCACGAGAGCCGGGCTCGTGCTCCGTCACGTCGGCTACCACCGGCTCGCGCCGGGGGCGATAGAGGAGGGGGAGGTCGCCGACCACGACCTGCTCGCCGCGGAGGTGAAGAACTTCTGGGGAGAGCACTCCTTCAAGGGCAGGGACGTCTATCTCGGGGTCGCCAACCAGGAGGTGATAGTCAGGCTGCTCTCCCTGCCGCGCATGCAGCCATCGGACCTCAGGAGCGCCCTCTCCTTCGAGGCTGCGGAGCACGTCCCGATGCCGCTCGAGGAGGCCGTGATAGACCACGTGGTGCTCGGGCCGGACCCGGCCGACCCGGACTCCGACCGGGTGCTGCTCGTCGCCGCCCGGCGGGAGATGGTGGCTCGCTACGCCTCGGCCGTGCGGGTGGCCGGCCTGAGGCCCGTGGGGGTGGATTTCAAGCCGCTGGCCATCTCACGCACGACTCTGCCCCGGGATATCCCGCTGCAGGAGAGTGCCGCCCTGCTCGTCGATATCGGCACGGAGATGACCTGCGTCGCGATCTGTGAGGAGGACGGCCCCGTCCTCACCAGCCTGGTTCCACTTGGAGCGCAGGACTTCGTGCGGGAGATCTCCGGGGTCGCCTCTATCCCGGAGGACGAGGCCGAGGAGCAGTTGATGAACCCCCACATCCGGCTGGGGTTCGAGCCGGTGGAGGAGCCGGAGGAGACCCCAGATGAAGCCGAGCGGGCCCTTCTGTACGATATCAGGCGTGCGCTTGAAGGCGTTGTAGGGAGGTTGGCCGGGGAGGTGCAGCGCTCCATCGAGTATCACTACTCATACTCCGGGGCCCGGGAGGTCTCCGAGATGTTCGTCTCCGGGGAGGGGGCTGTGGTCCCCGGGATCGCGGAGTACATGGGGGACGTACTGGGTATCGCGTCTCGCAAGGGACGGCCACTACGGAGGTTCGCCGCCAACGAGTCGAACGTCTCCGACGAGCAGCTCGAGGTGATGGAGCCGGTGCTGGCGGTGGCCGCCGGACTGGCCCTAGAGGAGTAG